Proteins found in one Canis aureus isolate CA01 chromosome 19, VMU_Caureus_v.1.0, whole genome shotgun sequence genomic segment:
- the MCOLN1 gene encoding mucolipin-1 isoform X1, producing MAAPVGRRGSETERLLTPSPGYGTRAGASPPPPEEEDLRRRLKYFFMSPCDKFRAKGRKPFKLMLQVVKILVVTVQLILFGLSNQLAVTFREENTIAFRHLFLLGYSDGADDTFAAYTREQLYQAIFHAVDQYLMLPDVSLGRYAYVRGGGGPWANGSALALCQQYYHRGHVDPANDTFDIDPMVVTDCIRVDPPERPLVPPSDDLSLSDGSASYKNLTLKFHKLINVTIHFQLKTINLQSLINNEIPDCYTFSVLITFDNKAHSGRVPISLETQAHIQECKHPSVFRHGDNSFRLLFDVVVILICAFSFLLCARSLLRGFLLQNEFVGFMWRQRGRVISLWERLEFVNGWYILLVTSDVLTISGTIMKIGIEAKNLASYDVCSILLGTSTLLVWVGVIRYLTFFHKYNILIATLRVALPSVMRFCCCVAVIYLGYCFCGWIVLGPYHVKFRSLSMVSECLFSLINGDDMFVTFAAMQAQQGRSSLVWLFSQLYLYSFISLFIYMVLSLFIALITGAYDTIKHPGGAGAEESELQAYIAQCQDSPTSGKFRRGSGSACSLLCCCGRDASEEHSLLVN from the exons ATGGCGGCCCCCGTGGGCCGGCGCGGCTCAG AGACTGAGCGCCTCTTAACCCCCAGTCCTGGGTATGGCACCCGGGCTGgggcttccccgccccccccagaaGAGGAAGACCTCCGCCGTCGGCTCAAATACTTCTTCATGAGTCCCTGTGACAAATTTCGGGCCAAAGGCCGCAAGCCCTTCAAGCTGATGCTGCAAGTAGTGAAGATCTTGGTGGTCACGGTGCAG cTCATCCTGTTCGGGCTCAGCAACCAGCTGGCAGTGACATTCCGGGAGGAGAACACCATTGCCTTCCGGCATCTCTTCCTGCTGGGCTACTCTGATGGGGCGGATGACACCTTTGCGGCCTACACACGGGAGCAGCTCTATCAGGCCATCTTCCACGCTGTGGACCAG TACCTGATGCTCCCAGATGTGTCGCTAGGCCGCTATGCCTACGTGCGGGGCGGGGGTGGCCCCTGGGCTAATGGCTCAGCCCTGGCCCTCTGCCAGCAGTACTACCACCGAGGCCACGTGGACCCAGCCAACGACACCTTTGACATTGATCCCATGGTTGTCACTG ACTGCATCCGGGTGGACCCCCCTGAGAGACCCCTTGTGCCCCCCAGTGATGATCTCTCCCTCTCGGACGGCAGCGCCAGTTACAAGAACCTCACGCTCAAATTCCACAA GCTGATCAACGTCACCATCCACTTCCAGCTGAAGACCATCAATCTCCAGAGCCTGATCAACAATGAAATTCCAGACTGCTACACCTTCAGTGTCCTG ATCACTTTTGACAATAAGGCGCACAGCGGGCGTGTCCCCAtcagcctggagacccaggctcaCATCCAGGAGTGTAAGCACCCCAGTGTCTTCAGGCACG GAGACAACAGCTTCCGGCTCCTGTTCGATGTGGTCGTGATCCTCATCTGTGCCTTCTCTTTCCTGCTGTGTGCCCGCTCGCTGCTCCGTGGCTTTCTGCTGCAGAAT GAGTTCGTTGGGTTCATGTGGCGGCAGCGGGGACGGGTCATCAGCCTCTGGGAGCGGCTGGAATTTGTCAACGGCTGGTACATCCTGCTGGTCACCAGCGATGTGCTCACCATCTCGGGCACCATCATGAAGATTGGTATCGAAGCCAAG AACCTGGCAAGCTATGACGTCTGCAGCATCCTCTTGGGCACTTCCACGTTGCTCGTCTGGGTCGGCGTCATCCGCTATCTGACCTTCTTCCATAAGTACAAT ATCCTCATTGCCACACTGCGGGTGGCACTGCCCAGCGTCATGCGTTTCTGCTGCTGTGTGGCTGTCATCTACTTGGGCTATTGCTTCTGTGGCTGGATCGTATTGGGGCCATACCATGTGAAG TTTCGCTCGTTGTCCATGGTGTCGGAATGCCTGTTCTCACTCATCAACGGGGACGACATGTTCGTGACGTTCGCCGCAATGCAGGCACAGCAGGGCCGTAGCAGCCTCGTCTGGCTCTTCTCTCAGCTCTACCTCTACTCCTTCATCAGCCTCTTCATCTACATGGTGCTGAGCCTCTTCATTGCGCTCATCACTGGAGCCTATGACACCATCAAG CACCCCGGCGGCGCTGGCGCAGAGGAGAGCGAGCTCCAGGCCTACATCGCGCAGTGCCAGGACAGCCCCACCTCCGGCAAGTTCCGCCGCGGGAGCGGCTCGGCCTGCAGCCTCCTCTGCTGCTGCGGCAG GGACGCCTCGGAGGAGCATTCGCTGCTGGTGAATTGA
- the MCOLN1 gene encoding mucolipin-1 isoform X2, giving the protein MAAPVGRRGSETERLLTPSPGYGTRAGASPPPPEEEDLRRRLKYFFMSPCDKFRAKGRKPFKLMLQVVKILVVTVQLILFGLSNQLAVTFREENTIAFRHLFLLGYSDGADDTFAAYTREQLYQAIFHAVDQYLMLPDVSLGRYAYVRGGGGPWANGSALALCQQYYHRGHVDPANDTFDIDPMVVTDCIRVDPPERPLVPPSDDLSLSDGSASYKNLTLKFHKLINVTIHFQLKTINLQSLINNEIPDCYTFSVLEFVGFMWRQRGRVISLWERLEFVNGWYILLVTSDVLTISGTIMKIGIEAKNLASYDVCSILLGTSTLLVWVGVIRYLTFFHKYNILIATLRVALPSVMRFCCCVAVIYLGYCFCGWIVLGPYHVKFRSLSMVSECLFSLINGDDMFVTFAAMQAQQGRSSLVWLFSQLYLYSFISLFIYMVLSLFIALITGAYDTIKHPGGAGAEESELQAYIAQCQDSPTSGKFRRGSGSACSLLCCCGRDASEEHSLLVN; this is encoded by the exons ATGGCGGCCCCCGTGGGCCGGCGCGGCTCAG AGACTGAGCGCCTCTTAACCCCCAGTCCTGGGTATGGCACCCGGGCTGgggcttccccgccccccccagaaGAGGAAGACCTCCGCCGTCGGCTCAAATACTTCTTCATGAGTCCCTGTGACAAATTTCGGGCCAAAGGCCGCAAGCCCTTCAAGCTGATGCTGCAAGTAGTGAAGATCTTGGTGGTCACGGTGCAG cTCATCCTGTTCGGGCTCAGCAACCAGCTGGCAGTGACATTCCGGGAGGAGAACACCATTGCCTTCCGGCATCTCTTCCTGCTGGGCTACTCTGATGGGGCGGATGACACCTTTGCGGCCTACACACGGGAGCAGCTCTATCAGGCCATCTTCCACGCTGTGGACCAG TACCTGATGCTCCCAGATGTGTCGCTAGGCCGCTATGCCTACGTGCGGGGCGGGGGTGGCCCCTGGGCTAATGGCTCAGCCCTGGCCCTCTGCCAGCAGTACTACCACCGAGGCCACGTGGACCCAGCCAACGACACCTTTGACATTGATCCCATGGTTGTCACTG ACTGCATCCGGGTGGACCCCCCTGAGAGACCCCTTGTGCCCCCCAGTGATGATCTCTCCCTCTCGGACGGCAGCGCCAGTTACAAGAACCTCACGCTCAAATTCCACAA GCTGATCAACGTCACCATCCACTTCCAGCTGAAGACCATCAATCTCCAGAGCCTGATCAACAATGAAATTCCAGACTGCTACACCTTCAGTGTCCTG GAGTTCGTTGGGTTCATGTGGCGGCAGCGGGGACGGGTCATCAGCCTCTGGGAGCGGCTGGAATTTGTCAACGGCTGGTACATCCTGCTGGTCACCAGCGATGTGCTCACCATCTCGGGCACCATCATGAAGATTGGTATCGAAGCCAAG AACCTGGCAAGCTATGACGTCTGCAGCATCCTCTTGGGCACTTCCACGTTGCTCGTCTGGGTCGGCGTCATCCGCTATCTGACCTTCTTCCATAAGTACAAT ATCCTCATTGCCACACTGCGGGTGGCACTGCCCAGCGTCATGCGTTTCTGCTGCTGTGTGGCTGTCATCTACTTGGGCTATTGCTTCTGTGGCTGGATCGTATTGGGGCCATACCATGTGAAG TTTCGCTCGTTGTCCATGGTGTCGGAATGCCTGTTCTCACTCATCAACGGGGACGACATGTTCGTGACGTTCGCCGCAATGCAGGCACAGCAGGGCCGTAGCAGCCTCGTCTGGCTCTTCTCTCAGCTCTACCTCTACTCCTTCATCAGCCTCTTCATCTACATGGTGCTGAGCCTCTTCATTGCGCTCATCACTGGAGCCTATGACACCATCAAG CACCCCGGCGGCGCTGGCGCAGAGGAGAGCGAGCTCCAGGCCTACATCGCGCAGTGCCAGGACAGCCCCACCTCCGGCAAGTTCCGCCGCGGGAGCGGCTCGGCCTGCAGCCTCCTCTGCTGCTGCGGCAG GGACGCCTCGGAGGAGCATTCGCTGCTGGTGAATTGA